From a single Phycisphaeraceae bacterium genomic region:
- a CDS encoding formylmethanofuran dehydrogenase subunit A: MSDSLRITGGKVYDPANGIDGVIRDVLVADGRVVSSLPQNALPRTIDARGMVIMPGGVDIHCHIASSVVNRARMMQGEEHATHVHAAECRHGCEFRGGSGVLTPSTFTTGYRYAALGYTTALEAAVSPSGARQTHLELADTPNLDAGFLLLLANHQAVIEMLDRNDRTGVSSLIAHMLRKTGAHGIKVVNPGGVADWRHDPAHLTVEGIDQAVAGTRVTPRKILEAMADAAEALKLPHAPHVHCNRLGLPGNVATTLDTLRALDGRRVHLTHLQFHAYGKTAKGDFTSAAGELMDYFNTHAHISADTGQVMFGDAFTLTGDTPLEYLLWKLTGKRYVSIESELESGCGLMPIRYDDKHYLHSLQWAIGLELMLMAGDPWRMLLSTDHPNGGSFLTYPTIIAALMSKARRDELIARAHPRAMRNSKLRDLTREYSLNEIAIITRAGPARVLGLKHKGHLAPGADADLTLYHDRPDNAQTMFESPRYVIKAGRVLVEDGELRASVPGGKFCAALQPDERGAAELGRWFDHHGSYSVNQFGLHDHERNAIRQV; this comes from the coding sequence ATGAGCGATTCTCTCCGCATCACCGGCGGAAAAGTCTATGACCCCGCCAACGGCATCGACGGCGTCATCCGTGATGTTCTCGTGGCGGATGGTCGCGTGGTTTCTTCTCTGCCTCAAAACGCTCTGCCACGCACCATCGACGCGAGGGGAATGGTCATTATGCCCGGCGGGGTGGATATTCATTGCCACATCGCCTCATCCGTCGTCAACCGAGCACGCATGATGCAGGGCGAGGAGCACGCAACCCATGTCCATGCAGCCGAGTGCAGACATGGGTGTGAGTTCCGTGGCGGTTCCGGTGTGCTCACGCCGAGTACGTTTACCACTGGTTATCGCTATGCCGCATTGGGCTACACAACCGCACTCGAAGCAGCGGTGTCACCCAGCGGTGCAAGACAGACCCATCTGGAATTGGCGGATACGCCGAATCTCGATGCGGGCTTTCTCCTGCTGCTGGCGAATCATCAAGCTGTCATCGAAATGCTCGATCGCAACGACAGGACGGGGGTCAGCTCATTGATCGCCCACATGCTGCGTAAAACCGGCGCACATGGCATCAAGGTCGTCAATCCCGGCGGAGTGGCGGACTGGCGACATGATCCGGCACACCTGACGGTCGAGGGGATCGATCAAGCTGTGGCCGGCACCAGAGTGACGCCGCGAAAAATTCTGGAAGCAATGGCTGATGCGGCTGAGGCCCTGAAGCTTCCGCACGCACCGCATGTGCATTGCAATCGGCTCGGACTGCCGGGGAATGTCGCCACGACGCTCGACACACTCCGCGCACTGGACGGCCGGCGCGTACACCTGACCCACCTGCAATTTCATGCGTATGGCAAGACCGCCAAGGGTGATTTCACCAGTGCCGCCGGTGAACTGATGGATTATTTCAACACCCACGCTCACATCAGCGCTGACACCGGCCAGGTGATGTTCGGAGATGCCTTCACGCTGACCGGTGATACACCGCTCGAATACCTCCTCTGGAAACTGACCGGTAAGCGGTACGTCTCGATCGAAAGTGAACTCGAAAGCGGCTGCGGACTCATGCCGATCCGCTATGACGATAAGCATTACCTTCACAGCCTCCAGTGGGCAATCGGCCTGGAACTGATGCTCATGGCCGGCGACCCGTGGCGGATGCTTCTGTCCACCGACCATCCCAACGGCGGGAGCTTTCTCACCTATCCCACGATCATCGCTGCATTGATGAGCAAGGCCCGCCGCGATGAACTCATCGCCAGAGCGCACCCACGCGCGATGCGAAACAGCAAACTCCGCGATCTGACCCGTGAGTATTCGCTAAATGAAATCGCGATCATCACCCGTGCCGGCCCGGCGCGAGTGCTTGGCCTCAAACACAAAGGCCATCTCGCACCCGGCGCGGATGCAGACCTGACCCTCTATCACGACAGACCTGATAACGCACAGACGATGTTTGAATCACCTCGCTACGTCATCAAAGCTGGTCGTGTACTCGTCGAAGACG
- a CDS encoding ATP-grasp domain-containing protein: protein MSRELIILGASTRAAAQSAIRAGFHPWCIDLFADRDLQSIAPVVRCPPDQYPAGMLPLLESAPQAPVLCTGAMENYPEIIDAIARHRPLMGCSADVITAVRDPHALASLPALEGIRFCSVFDATTPKPPVKNTPRGQPGEPQYLLKPHKSAGGVNIKPWLPTESIPVGYFVQEYVQGKPMSAIYHADNRGTVLLGVTEQFIGDADFGGRGFHYCGGIGPLQLSADAMTALDRLGTLLTEHFRLRGIVGVDLVMDVQGLIRPVEINPRYTASVELLERATGMTALSDHPNSPPADDTHTLCAKAIIFAKSDSVIPDLYKIFPRDTVADVSMPGEKVQAGRPICTLFAAGETRWECVTKLRQEAAKLYTQLETQS from the coding sequence TTGTCCAGAGAACTGATTATTCTCGGTGCTTCCACCCGTGCCGCGGCCCAGTCCGCGATTCGTGCCGGCTTTCATCCGTGGTGCATTGATCTGTTTGCTGATCGTGATCTTCAGTCGATCGCGCCGGTTGTGCGCTGTCCGCCTGACCAGTACCCCGCGGGTATGTTGCCTCTCCTCGAATCCGCGCCGCAGGCACCCGTGCTTTGCACCGGAGCGATGGAAAACTACCCGGAGATCATCGACGCCATCGCGCGACATCGCCCTCTCATGGGTTGTTCGGCGGATGTCATCACTGCTGTCCGTGATCCCCATGCGCTGGCGTCACTACCCGCGCTGGAAGGAATCAGGTTTTGCAGTGTGTTCGATGCGACCACCCCGAAACCGCCAGTGAAAAATACTCCGCGAGGACAGCCGGGAGAACCGCAATATCTGCTCAAGCCGCACAAGAGTGCTGGCGGTGTGAACATCAAGCCGTGGTTGCCGACGGAGAGCATCCCCGTGGGGTATTTCGTACAGGAATACGTCCAGGGCAAACCGATGAGCGCGATTTATCATGCAGACAACCGCGGAACAGTTCTGCTGGGCGTGACGGAGCAATTCATCGGTGATGCAGATTTCGGCGGACGCGGATTTCATTACTGCGGCGGTATCGGCCCGCTGCAACTTTCCGCTGACGCCATGACAGCTCTGGACAGGCTGGGCACTCTGCTTACCGAGCACTTCCGATTGCGCGGCATCGTGGGTGTGGACCTGGTGATGGATGTTCAGGGATTGATCCGGCCTGTGGAAATCAATCCCCGCTATACCGCCAGCGTCGAACTACTGGAGCGGGCAACAGGAATGACGGCTCTATCCGATCATCCAAACTCTCCCCCCGCCGACGATACGCACACTCTCTGCGCCAAGGCGATTATCTTTGCGAAGAGCGACTCGGTCATTCCTGATCTCTACAAAATTTTCCCACGAGATACGGTCGCGGATGTTTCGATGCCCGGTGAAAAAGTGCAGGCAGGCAGGCCAATCTGCACACTTTTTGCGGCCGGCGAGACACGATGGGAGTGCGTGACAAAGTTGCGGCAGGAGGCGGCCAAACTCTACACTCAGCTGGAAACACAGTCGTGA
- a CDS encoding creatininase family protein yields the protein MPYRARPYILHEASYRQLLDLKPNVAVLPWGATEAHNYHLPYGTDTIEATAMGELAVERANAQGARCVLLPTLPFGNNNQQLTQVATITMRTATQIQVVRDVAESLVKQGINRLVILNFHGGNEFKQIMRDVMLDVPIFIVQVHGYLTVPNLYEKMGLAAGTHADEFETSLIMHLTPEWVDLPSADKGEVTPYQLTKILSTPGLNILFEWASIAPSSGVGDPSNATPEKGRQIMDLLVNALVPALVELSQAKEGESPFFIRRWK from the coding sequence GTGCCCTATCGCGCTCGTCCTTACATTCTGCACGAAGCGAGCTACCGCCAGCTCCTCGATCTGAAGCCGAACGTAGCCGTCCTGCCCTGGGGCGCGACTGAAGCACACAACTACCACCTGCCTTATGGCACAGACACCATTGAAGCCACCGCGATGGGTGAACTGGCTGTCGAACGAGCCAACGCTCAAGGCGCACGGTGTGTGCTGCTGCCGACCCTGCCATTTGGAAACAACAATCAGCAACTCACGCAGGTCGCCACGATCACCATGCGCACCGCGACACAAATACAGGTCGTCCGCGATGTGGCGGAAAGCCTGGTCAAACAGGGCATCAACCGGCTGGTGATCCTGAACTTTCACGGCGGAAACGAATTCAAGCAGATCATGCGCGATGTGATGCTCGACGTGCCGATCTTCATCGTGCAGGTGCATGGCTACCTGACCGTGCCGAACCTGTACGAAAAAATGGGTCTTGCTGCGGGAACGCATGCGGATGAATTTGAGACGAGCCTGATCATGCACTTGACCCCGGAATGGGTGGACCTGCCCTCGGCGGACAAGGGTGAAGTCACGCCTTATCAACTCACAAAGATTCTTTCCACACCAGGGCTGAATATTCTGTTCGAGTGGGCAAGCATCGCGCCTTCGTCAGGTGTCGGCGATCCGTCAAATGCGACGCCGGAAAAAGGTCGGCAGATCATGGATTTGCTTGTCAATGCGCTGGTGCCTGCACTGGTTGAGCTTTCGCAGGCAAAGGAAGGCGAGTCGCCGTTTTTCATTCGTCGCTGGAAGTGA
- the rny gene encoding ribonuclease Y, which translates to MPSFLILADIPPMALGLGAAGLVVGAIITVLILKITGNKALGAAKTESENLLKTARNDAEILKKQLELDFRNELAKRREDFEKETDQARNEMKEHERRLSKREDNLDRKLDTLTTKEKFLDDLDSKIKARDKVLAGKEAEIDQLVAQRREALDKATQEQKQVLLRIANLNPEEARREALRLIEQDVQHDADVIVKARMARAEEEARDNALKITLQAIQRYASEHTATSTVNAVAIPSDDMKGRVIGREGRNIRAFEKATGVDVIVDDTPGVIVVSCFDPVRRAVAAEVLQKLLEDGRIHPTRIEEITEQVNKDMAQRLVKFGKDAAIEVNLPGLHPKISEMMGRLHYRTSYGQNILRHSIEVAYLCQVIADELGLNGELARRCGYLHDIGKAMDHEVEGGHPAIGMEFAKKYGEREEVLNAIGGHHNDIPSTSPYTPIVMAADAISGARPGARRETLEKYIKRLEQLESIATSMKGVRQAFAIQAGREVRVIVDPESVDDANCNVIARDIAKRVSEEMTFPGEIRITVLREMRTVEYAR; encoded by the coding sequence TTGCCATCCTTCCTCATTCTGGCGGATATCCCGCCCATGGCCCTGGGATTGGGCGCGGCCGGCCTCGTGGTCGGTGCCATCATTACCGTCCTGATTCTCAAAATCACCGGCAACAAAGCACTGGGAGCCGCTAAAACTGAATCCGAAAATCTTCTCAAAACCGCCCGCAATGATGCGGAGATTCTCAAGAAACAGCTCGAACTCGACTTCCGTAACGAACTGGCGAAACGACGAGAGGACTTTGAAAAAGAAACAGATCAAGCCCGTAACGAAATGAAGGAACACGAGCGGCGTCTGAGCAAGCGCGAGGACAACCTCGACCGCAAACTCGACACCCTCACGACCAAGGAAAAATTTCTCGACGATCTGGATAGCAAGATCAAGGCTCGCGATAAGGTGCTTGCCGGCAAGGAGGCTGAAATCGACCAACTCGTCGCCCAGCGGCGAGAAGCCCTCGATAAAGCGACACAGGAGCAGAAGCAGGTACTGCTCCGCATTGCGAATCTCAACCCGGAAGAAGCCCGTCGTGAGGCTTTACGCCTCATTGAACAGGACGTTCAGCACGACGCGGATGTGATCGTCAAGGCACGCATGGCCCGCGCCGAGGAGGAGGCACGCGATAACGCGCTGAAAATCACGCTCCAGGCGATCCAGCGTTACGCATCTGAGCATACGGCAACATCGACAGTCAATGCCGTCGCCATTCCCAGCGACGACATGAAAGGTCGCGTGATCGGTCGTGAGGGCCGCAACATCCGTGCGTTTGAGAAGGCGACCGGCGTGGACGTGATTGTGGACGACACGCCGGGCGTGATCGTGGTTTCCTGTTTCGATCCGGTTCGCCGCGCGGTGGCGGCCGAGGTGTTGCAGAAATTACTTGAGGATGGCCGCATCCATCCGACCCGCATCGAGGAAATTACCGAGCAGGTCAACAAAGACATGGCGCAGCGGCTGGTGAAGTTCGGCAAAGACGCTGCGATCGAGGTCAACCTGCCCGGATTGCATCCGAAGATCAGCGAGATGATGGGTCGTCTGCACTACCGGACCAGCTACGGTCAGAACATTCTGCGTCACTCGATCGAAGTCGCGTATCTCTGTCAGGTGATCGCCGACGAATTGGGTCTCAATGGTGAACTGGCGCGGCGGTGCGGTTATCTGCACGATATCGGTAAGGCGATGGATCATGAAGTCGAAGGCGGTCACCCGGCGATCGGCATGGAGTTTGCCAAGAAATACGGCGAGCGCGAGGAAGTGCTCAACGCCATCGGCGGACACCATAATGACATTCCCTCTACCAGTCCTTACACGCCAATCGTGATGGCGGCCGATGCGATCAGCGGCGCCCGTCCTGGCGCACGGCGCGAGACGTTGGAGAAATACATCAAGCGACTCGAACAGCTTGAATCGATCGCCACCAGCATGAAAGGCGTGCGACAGGCGTTTGCGATTCAAGCCGGCCGTGAGGTGCGTGTGATCGTGGACCCGGAAAGTGTGGACGACGCCAACTGCAATGTGATCGCCCGCGACATCGCCAAGCGAGTCAGCGAGGAGATGACATTCCCCGGCGAAATCCGCATCACGGTGCTCCGCGAGATGCGCACGGTCGAATACGCGAGATGA
- a CDS encoding aldo/keto reductase, which produces MTSPYQPASDRYVNFHGSDPAHPPPYTTGKITYRRCGRSGVLLPSISLGMWHNFGAPGVAGIADESEFHENARRLCFTAFDLGINHFDLANNYGPPPGSAELRTGRIIRELPRDELFISTKSGYLMWPGPFGEWGSRKQLLASLDQSLKRLGVEYVDLFYHHRPDTDTPLEETLGALDTAVKQGKALYAGISNYSGAQTLDAIRVVKENRFAPLLIHQAYYNMLSRSIESDLMPHTQKHGLGIIAFCPLAQGQLTDRYLSGIPTDSRAGSKTGFLKPRNITEQTLAKVRRLNDHAKERGQTLAQMALAWTLRLPGVTSALIGASRPAQIRENVGSLSNMNFTAEEIAKLDQILAA; this is translated from the coding sequence ATGACCAGTCCCTACCAGCCCGCGTCGGATCGCTACGTCAACTTTCACGGTAGCGATCCTGCGCACCCGCCGCCTTACACGACCGGCAAAATTACTTATCGCCGCTGTGGTCGATCCGGTGTGCTGTTGCCGTCGATCAGCCTGGGCATGTGGCATAACTTCGGCGCACCCGGAGTCGCAGGGATTGCGGATGAGTCGGAGTTTCATGAGAACGCAAGACGGTTGTGTTTTACCGCGTTTGATCTGGGTATCAACCATTTCGACCTGGCGAATAACTATGGTCCGCCGCCGGGCAGTGCGGAGTTACGCACCGGACGGATCATCCGGGAATTACCGCGCGATGAGCTTTTTATCTCCACCAAGTCCGGTTATCTCATGTGGCCGGGGCCGTTTGGTGAGTGGGGTTCGCGCAAGCAATTGCTGGCGAGCCTTGACCAGTCGCTCAAGCGGTTGGGTGTGGAGTACGTTGATCTTTTTTATCACCACCGCCCCGATACAGACACCCCGCTTGAGGAGACACTCGGCGCTCTGGATACGGCCGTCAAACAGGGCAAGGCTCTGTATGCGGGTATCAGTAATTATTCGGGTGCTCAGACACTCGATGCGATCCGTGTGGTAAAGGAAAATCGGTTCGCGCCGCTGCTGATTCATCAGGCTTACTACAACATGCTCAGTCGCAGCATCGAGAGCGATCTGATGCCGCACACGCAGAAGCACGGCTTGGGCATCATCGCATTCTGTCCGCTGGCGCAGGGGCAGTTGACCGATCGCTACCTCAGCGGCATTCCGACAGACTCCCGCGCTGGTTCCAAGACCGGTTTCCTCAAACCGCGCAACATCACGGAGCAGACGCTCGCAAAAGTTCGCCGACTCAACGACCACGCCAAAGAGCGCGGTCAGACTCTGGCACAGATGGCATTGGCCTGGACGCTCCGTTTGCCGGGAGTGACCAGTGCCCTGATCGGAGCCAGTCGGCCGGCACAGATCAGGGAAAATGTAGGCAGCCTCAGCAATATGAATTTCACCGCTGAGGAAATAGCAAAGTTGGATCAGATTCTGGCAGCCTAA